From Dehalococcoidia bacterium:
CAGGCGCGGGGGCGGCGAAAGCTCCTCCGCGGAGAGCGGCAGCGCTGAGACGACCGCCCGGAACGCCGCGAGGCCGGCATCATGGCGGCGGCAGGAGGCGAGGTGCTCAGTCATAGCCTCCTCTTCCTCGCGGTCGAGGCGTTCCAGGGCGAAGGCCGCCAGCAATTCCTCTGCCTGATCACACTCGATCTTCATGTCGTCCCCAGCGTCCGTCTCATGTGCATTAACGCCAGGCGCAAGCGGCTCTTGACCGTACCCACCGGCACCCGGAGACGGTCCGCAACTTCGCTTGCCGTCAGGCCGCCGAAATACGCCATCTCCACCGCGCTCCGCTGCTCTTCCGGGAGTTCACTGAGCGCGCGCCTCACCAGCTCCCGGTTCTCGAGCGCCTCGGCGAACTCGACGGGGTCGGCGGCCTCGCGGGCCATCGGGGCCTCGCGGTCGAGCCCCACTTCGGGGCGGCGGGACCGATGCCGCAGGCGGTCAACCGCCTTGTTGTGGACGATGGTGAGCAGGTAGCTGCGGACGCTACGCGATGGGTCGAGGCGCGCGGCCTGGCGCCAAAGGGCGAGAAACGCCTCCTGCACCACGTCCTCGGCTTCGGGGCTGCGGCCAAGGGTGCGAACGGCAAGGCCATACGCCAGGGCACCGTATGCGTCGTAGAGCGAGGCCATGGCCTCCCTGTCGTTTCGGCGCAGTCCATCAAGGAGCCTTGAATCGGGCTCGCTCAGAGGTATTCGTCCGCTCCCCGCCG
This genomic window contains:
- a CDS encoding sigma-70 family RNA polymerase sigma factor; amino-acid sequence: MDRGSGDPAAGSGRIPLSEPDSRLLDGLRRNDREAMASLYDAYGALAYGLAVRTLGRSPEAEDVVQEAFLALWRQAARLDPSRSVRSYLLTIVHNKAVDRLRHRSRRPEVGLDREAPMAREAADPVEFAEALENRELVRRALSELPEEQRSAVEMAYFGGLTASEVADRLRVPVGTVKSRLRLALMHMRRTLGTT